Proteins from a genomic interval of Thermus antranikianii DSM 12462:
- a CDS encoding ArsR/SmtB family transcription factor, producing the protein MGIPFISGYSYNQRRERHEAPRENRLLAEDLERILRAFSALAEATRLRTALGLLEGEESVGRLAQRLQPPQGATSRHLAVLREARVVAARRQGTQVFYRLGLGFIT; encoded by the coding sequence GTGGGGATACCCTTCATTTCCGGATACTCATATAATCAGCGCAGGGAACGCCACGAAGCCCCAAGGGAAAACCGGCTCCTGGCGGAAGACCTCGAGCGCATCCTGAGGGCCTTCTCCGCCTTGGCGGAGGCCACCCGCCTGCGCACCGCTTTGGGCCTTCTGGAAGGGGAGGAAAGCGTGGGCCGCTTGGCCCAGCGCTTACAGCCTCCCCAAGGCGCCACCTCGAGGCACCTGGCCGTTTTGCGGGAAGCGAGGGTGGTGGCCGCCCGCCGCCAGGGCACCCAGGTG
- the guaB gene encoding IMP dehydrogenase, with translation MYEGKILYEGLTFDDVLLLPGYSEVLPREVSVRTRLTKKLYLNIPILSAAMDTVTEAEMAIAMAREGGLGVIHKNLSIEAQANMVRKVKRSEAGMIQDPVTLPPTATLEDAERLMREYRIGGLPVVDLYGRLLGLVTNRDLRFERNLKRPVTEVMTPIDRLITAPPGTTLEEAEEILRKHKVEKLPLVDEAGRLKGLLTLKDIVKRKQYPNAAKDHLGRLLVGAAVGASRDLPERAAALVEAGVDVLVLDSAHGHSKGILEALTYLKETFGDKVEIIAGNVATREGARALAERGADAVKVGIGPGSICTTRVVTGVGVPQISAILEAVAGVKDLDVPIIADGGIKYTGDVAKALAAGAHSVMLGSMLAGTDEAPGEEVLKDGRRYKLYRGMGSLGAMKQGSADRYFQEPGRGGETEAKKLVPEGIEGMVPYKGPVADVLYQIVGGLRSAMGYVGAPDIETFRQKARFVRMTMAGLIESHPHDVVVIKEAPNYSP, from the coding sequence ATGTACGAGGGTAAGATCCTCTACGAAGGCCTCACCTTTGATGACGTTCTCCTCCTCCCCGGGTACTCGGAAGTGTTGCCCCGGGAGGTTTCGGTAAGGACGCGGCTTACCAAAAAGCTTTACCTCAACATCCCCATCCTCTCCGCGGCCATGGACACGGTGACCGAGGCGGAGATGGCCATCGCCATGGCCCGCGAGGGAGGGCTTGGGGTGATCCACAAGAACCTCAGCATCGAGGCCCAGGCCAACATGGTGCGGAAGGTGAAGCGCTCGGAGGCGGGGATGATCCAGGATCCCGTCACCCTGCCCCCCACCGCCACCCTCGAGGACGCCGAGCGCCTCATGCGGGAGTACCGCATCGGGGGGCTTCCCGTGGTGGACCTCTATGGGAGGCTTCTGGGCCTGGTGACCAACCGCGACCTGCGCTTTGAGCGCAACCTGAAGCGGCCCGTCACCGAGGTCATGACCCCCATAGACCGTTTGATCACCGCTCCTCCCGGCACCACCCTGGAGGAGGCGGAGGAGATCCTACGCAAGCACAAGGTGGAGAAGCTTCCCCTGGTGGACGAGGCGGGTAGGCTCAAGGGGCTTCTTACCCTCAAGGACATCGTGAAGCGCAAGCAGTACCCCAACGCTGCCAAGGACCATCTGGGCCGGCTTTTGGTGGGGGCAGCGGTGGGGGCGAGCCGCGACCTCCCGGAGAGGGCGGCGGCCCTGGTGGAGGCGGGGGTGGACGTCCTGGTTCTGGACTCGGCCCACGGGCACTCCAAGGGGATCCTCGAGGCCCTCACCTACTTGAAGGAAACCTTTGGCGACAAGGTGGAGATCATTGCCGGCAACGTGGCCACCCGGGAAGGGGCAAGGGCCCTGGCGGAACGGGGGGCGGATGCGGTGAAGGTGGGCATTGGCCCCGGCTCCATCTGCACCACCCGGGTGGTGACCGGGGTGGGGGTACCGCAGATCTCCGCCATCCTCGAGGCGGTGGCAGGGGTAAAGGACCTGGATGTGCCCATCATCGCCGATGGGGGCATCAAGTACACCGGCGATGTGGCCAAGGCCCTGGCGGCGGGGGCCCATTCGGTGATGCTGGGGAGCATGCTGGCGGGCACCGACGAGGCCCCGGGGGAGGAGGTGCTGAAGGACGGGCGCCGCTACAAGCTCTACCGGGGGATGGGCTCCCTGGGAGCCATGAAGCAGGGCTCTGCCGACCGCTACTTCCAGGAGCCGGGTAGGGGAGGGGAGACCGAGGCCAAGAAGCTGGTGCCCGAAGGGATCGAGGGCATGGTGCCCTATAAGGGCCCCGTGGCCGATGTCCTCTACCAGATCGTGGGCGGCCTGAGGAGCGCCATGGGCTACGTGGGGGCCCCGGATATAGAAACCTTCCGGCAAAAAGCCCGCTTCGTGCGCATGACCATGGCGGGCCTCATCGAAAGCCACCCCCACGACGTGGTGGTCATCAAGGAGGCTCCCAACTACTCCCCCTAA